The genomic window GGTCGGAACCCAGGTGATGGCGATGAGCTTCACGCGGTCATCGATCATGCGTTCGAGCGCAGCGACATCGAGTTCGCCCGTCGAGTCGCTCGGCACGACGTCGATGATCGCGCCTGTACGCTTGGCCACCTGAAGAAACGCGACATAGTTGGCGGCGTACTCTGCCTCGGCGGTCAGGATGCGATCGCCCTGGGCAAACGGAAGCGAATAAAACGCCATCTGCCAGGCAACCGTCGCGTTCTCCATGAGGGCAATCTCGTCGGGCGCGGCATTCAGTAGCCGCGCCACCGAACCGTAGACCGTGTCGAGCCGGACGGACTCGCGATCAGCGGCGGCATAACCTCCGATCTCGCTTTCGAAGTCGATGTGTCGCTTCATCGCTGTGGCAACGGGCGTTGGCATGAGGGCAGCACCCGCATTGTGGAGATACGCAAGCCGGGAGGCGGCAGGTGTGTCGGTGCGTATCCGGTCGATGTCGATCAAGTGTGAGCCTCTGCGTTAGGGTTCCCTGAGTTTGACACACTGACGCACGCGAGCAAGATCGGACAATGGATGCCGCGGCTGGAGCATGCCGATTCGGATGCTATGATGATAGAGGGCGTGATTTGGTGGTGATTTGAAAGGACCCGCGATGGCGAAGAACACGATTTGCCTCTGGTACGACAAGGACGCCGAGGCGGCGGCCCGCTTCTACGCCGAGACGTTCCCCGATAGCTTCGTAAGTGCCGTTCACCGCGCGCCCAGCGATTACCCGTCCGGCAAGGCCGGCGATGTGCTGACGGTCGAATTCACCGTGGCTGGCGTTGCTTGTCTCGGACTTAACGGCGGGCCCATGTTCAAACACAATGAGGCCTTCTCGTTTCAGATCGCTACCGACGATCAGGAGGAGACAGACCGTTATTGGAGCGCCATCGTCGGCAATGGCGGGCAGGAAAGCGCCTGCGGTTGGTGCAAGGACAGATGGGGCGTTTCCTGGCAGATCACGCCGCGCGTATTGATCGAGGCGCTGGCGGCCGGCGGCCCTGAAGCCAAGCGCGCCTTCGACGCAATGATGGGGATGACCAAGATCGACGTGGCCGCGATCGAGGCGGCGCGGCGCGGCTGAAATTGTCAGGCCTCAGATGCAGAGGCTGAGCAGCTTGATGTGGCAGCCGCTGGATTTGGGCTTGCTCGCGGGCACGGCCTCGCGCTTCACGGCAACCAGCGGCTCCTTGTCCTTCTTTCTCTTGCCCTTCGGCTCATAGTCGCCGGCGATCACCATCGCCCAATAGGTGCGCTTGCCGCTGGCATTCTTGGCGCTCGCGATGCCGACGCGGGAGGCGTTGTGCAGCAACAGGTTCTTGCGGTGTCCGGAGGAGTCGATCCACTGTCCCAGGGTCTTCTCGAAATTGTCGTAGCCGTAGGCGATGTTCTCGGCGGCACGGCCCGCGCCGGCTGGCGCCACACGGCGGGTGAACGGGCCGAGTGCGTCGTGGCTGAGATCGTCCTTGGCCGCCATCGCGCGGGCCTGGTCCATGGCGATGCGGTCAAGGGTTGAATCGCGGACGACACGGACTTCGCCGTGCTTGAGGCGGAAGCTCGAGATCAGCTCGGCGGGGGACTCGGCCATTGCCGGTGTGATGGCCAAAAGCAAGCCGGCGATCAGGCCGCCAACCACACGATGCATCATCGTCCCCCGAATGCCCATAACCCGCCAAGCCCGAATGATCCGACGCTTCTCTATCGCCAATGTGGACGCTTCAAGGCGCGTCAGGCCCTAGCTCGTTGGCAGATCCGCCTCGAAATTGAAGCGATCGCGCAGGTTCTTGCGCTGCTCGAGGATGTCCTTGAGGAAGGCGCGATCCTGATCGTTCTTCATCATCGGCTCGATCAGGTCGAGCTGGTTCATGGCGACCAGTTGCAGGATCTCGGTGCGCGGTTTGCCGCTGGTGTCGCGGGGCAGGGCGTGGACGACCTGGATGTGCTCCGGCGGCTTCGGACCCTTGGCGGCCGCAAGCTCGTTGCGCAGCTCGCCTTCGAGCACGGCCCGGTCCGCTTCGACGAAGGCATATAGACCGACGCCGGAGCGGCGGTCCGCAAAGGCGACGATGGCGGTGTCGCGCACGGCCGGGTTCTTGCGGATCAGTGCCGCCAGCACCGGCGCGTCGTTGACGAGCCGGCGGCCGCCACCCTCGCGATCAGTGAAGTTGAACAGGCCGCGGGTGATGGCGCGATAGACCTTCTTGCCGGTGACAAGCCACAGGCTCGCGGCAAACGATTTTTTCGCGAGGATTTTCCGCTCGCGCGGCGTCAGTGCGTCCGGCGCATAGGAGCGCTTGTGCTTGAGCAGATGCCGGAGGTCTTCATAGGCGAGGATGCGGTAGAGCTGGCCGCGCCGTGCAAAGCAGGCGGCGAGCTGGAAGTCGGTGACGTAGGCGCGGCCGTCGCGGCCGACCAGCCAGTTCTGCTCCTTGGCGAGATCGTTGTGGCAGATGCCGGCGCGGCGAAGCCGCCGCAGCGCGGCCTTGGCCGAGCGGAAATAAGCGAGGTCGCCGTGCGGCTTGGCCAGATGCAGCGCGACGCCATCAACGAAGCCGCGCACGAGCGCGCGGCGTCCAGCCCACAGCAGCTTCGGACCGACGTTGAGGCCTTTGGCGAGCGCCAGCGCGCGCTTCTCGCGGGCGAACAGGTGGCGTGCCAGCAGGAAAGACCACCACGGCACCTCGTCGAGCCGGCGCAGCACCGCGTCGACCTCGCCGTTCTCGCTGCGGAAGCGGCCGCGCTCGACGGTTGAGAACACGTCGCGCTTGAGCAGCACGCCCTCGGTCCAGCGCGCCGAGAGTGCCGCGGCGTCGTCTTGGGGGAGGCTCATCGAAAACTCACGCCGCGGCGGCAATGCGCAGGTGATCGGCGATCCAGCGATCGAGATCGGCGAGCGCGCGTGCGCTCATCGCCTGCTTCTTGGCCACCGTCTTCTCGTTGCCGCGCAGCCGCGTGCCGTCGGGCTTCTTGGTCGGCACGGTCGCGAGCGGCGGGAATAGGCCGAAATTGATGTTCATCGGCTGGAACGAGCGCGAGCCGGGCTCGATGGTTTCGATATGGCCGCCGGTGATGTGGCCGAGCAGCGATCCCAGCGCCGTCGTGCCCGGCGGACTCGCGAGCGTCTCGCCGCGCGCATCGGCGGCCGCATAGAGGCCGGCGATCAGGCCGACGCTGGCGGATTCCACATAGCCTTCGCAGCCCGTCATTTGGCCAGCAAAGCGCAGCCGCGGCTGCGCGCACAGGCGCAACTGGCCATCGAGCAGTTTTGGCGAATTGAGGAAGGTGTTGCGATGCAGGCCGCCGAGGCGGGCGAATTCGGCCTTCTCCAATCCCGGAATGGTGCGGAAGATGCGCTGCTGCTCGCCGTATTTCAGCTTCGTCTGGAAGCCGACGATGTTGTAGAGCGTGCCGAGCTTGTTGTCCTGGCGCAGCTGCACGATCGCGTAAGGCTTTGTGGTCGGATCGTTCGGATTGGTGAGGCCGACCGGCTTCATCGGACCGTGGCGCAGCGTCTCGAGGCCGCGTTCCGCCATGACCTCGATCGGCAGGCAACCGTCGAAATAGGGCGTGTTGGTCTCCCACGCCTTGAACTCGGTCTTCTCGCCGGCGATCAGTGCCGCGACGAACCCATCATACTGCTCCTTCGTCATCGGGCAGTTGATGTAGTCGGCGCCGTTGCCGCCAGGACCGACCTTGTCGTAGCGCGACTGGAACCAGGCCACCGACATGTCGATGGACTCGCGATGCACGATCGGCGCGATCGCATCGAAGAAGGCGAGCGCATTCTCGTCCGTCAGCTCGCCGATGGCATCAGCCAGCGGCGCAGAGGTGAGGGGGCCGGTCGCAACGATGACGTTGCTCCAGTCGGCCGGCGGCAGGCCAGCGACCTCGCCGCGGGCGATCTCGATCAGGGGATGGTCGTTCAGCGCCTTGGTGACGGCCGCGGAGAAGCCGTCGCGGTCGACGGCCAGGGCGCCGCCGGCGGGTACCTGGTTGGCATCGGCGGCGCGCATGATTAGCGAGTCGAGCCGGCGCATCTCCGCATGCAGCAGGCCGACGGCGTTGTTGGCGGCGTCGTCCGAGCGAAACGAATTGGAGCAGACGAGCTCGGCGAGCCCGTCGGTGCGGTGCGCCTCGGTCATGCGGGTCGGCCGCATTTCGTGCAGCACCACGGCCACGCCGGATTTGGCCACCTGCCAGGCGGCTTCGGAACCGGCAAGGCCGGCGCCGATCACGTGCACGATGTTGGATTGGGGTCCTGTCATGGGGCGGACAGGTAGCGCTTTTCGGCGTCCAGTGGAATCGCCGAGATCGAGTTTTCTGCCACCAGATACGACAACGCCCGCACGAGGCGGGCGCTATCGGTTCGTCCGGTGAAGGGCTGAACGATATCAGCCCTGATACTGGCCGGCGGCAACGCGCGGGATGTCCGAGCGATCAAGGCCGATATCGGCCAGTTCGCGATCGCTGAGCTGGGACAGCTCGGCAACATTGCGCTGATAATCCCGGAAAGCCTGGATCATGCGGATGAGCGAGAGCAGCATTGATAGTCTCCTGTAGTTCGATTCAGCCCTTGCCCGGGCCTCATCGTTGAAATGAATATAGGTGAGAGTGGTGCAGTGCGAAAGTTCCGATGTTGCGACGCAGCTAGGCGAGGAACGCATAGCACTGGTAACGGGCGATTAACCCGACGGCATTCCCGCTCAGGCCGCGGGCAAGACAAGCAATTTGGTGCCATAAATTCCCGTGAATTCACGGGGTTATCGTGGATCATGCAGTTTAATACATTATGGAGTTCCACGAACCCGCAAGGAATTCATCCAGCGTCTGGACCCAAGTTAGATATGCACGAATCGCATGCACGACTTGGCATAAAAATGAATATTAATTCATAATAAGATCTGCCGATTCGCTTCGGAAATCGGCTGAACGGCAAAAACGAGGGGTCTTAAGGCGCGCGGGCGAGCTGGGTGGCGAAATAGGCGACGGTCTTGGAATAGACCTCGCTCTTGTTCCACTGCTGGAGCACCGCGAAGTTCGGACCGCCCGGCTGCCAATCCTTGCCGCGCTGCCAGCCATAGCCGGCGAGATAATTGGCAGTGGAGGCCAGCACATCCGGCGCGTTGTGCAGGAGATCGCGCTTGCCGTTGCCGTCGAAATCGACCGCGTATTTCATCCAGGATGACGGCATGAACTGGGTTTGGCCAAGCTCGCCGGCCCAGGCGCCCTTCATGTCGGCGGGTGCGAGATCGCCGCGCTGGACGATGCGCAATGCGTCCATCAGCTCGCCGCGAAACTGCTCGGCGCGCCGACAGTCATAGGCCAGTGTCGCCAGTGAACGGATGGTGGCGAACTTGCCGGTGTTGACGCCGAAATCGGTCTCGAGCCCCCAGATCGCGACCAGCACCTCGCCGGGGACGCCATAGGCCTGCTCGATGCGCGACAGCACCGAGCCATATTGCTTCATCATGTTGGAGCCGCGCTGCAGGCGCGGCGGCACCATGCGGCCGGAAAACTCCTCGAAGGTCTGGGTGAAGACCTTTTGCGACCGGTCGCGGTTGAGCACGCCCTGATCGAGCGTCACACCGGCGAGCCCCGATGCAATGGCTTGTTGCGAGATGCCCTTGGCCGCAGCGTCGGTTTTGAAATCCGCAAGCCAGGCGTCGAAATTGCCCGAGCCGCAGGCAACAGCGGCGAGCGCTGGCTGGACTGACAGGATGGACGCGGAGAGGGCGAGGGCTGCAAGAGCGAGACGAGAAATCGTCGTGGTCATCAGATGAAATGGATTCCGTGAAGTGATCTGACCGGCGAGCATAATCTCGGTTGTAACCGCGGCCAAAGCAAGGCTGTGACAGCGCGACCCTGCCCGAGCCGGGCAGGATCGCATGTCACGATATCGTCAGGCGTCCGTGTTGTTCCTCCAGGGGAAGAGGTTGGCGGGGAAGTCGGCGGCCGGCTTGCGCGGACGATGCGGCGGAGGCGGCACTGGACGTGCACCTGGATCGGACACGATCACCTTGCGGTAGAGGTGCCAGGTGGCATGGCCGAGCAGGGGGATCACCACGGCGAGGCCGAGGAACGCCGGGATCGTGCCGAGCGCCAGCAGCACCGCCACGATCAGGCCCCAGGCCGCCATCGGCGCCGGGTTCTTTGCGACGACGCGCAGCGAGGTGACTATCGCCTCGAACGCACCGGCATGGCGGTCCAGCATCAAGGGGAACGACACGGCACTGATGCAGAGCGCGGCGAGCGCGAACAGGAAGCCGGTGCCGCAGCCGACCACGATTAGCCACCAGCCCTGCTGCGTCGTCAGCACGCGTGTGATGAAATCTGAGATACCGGTCACGCCCTCATAGCCGAACGCCGCAACATAGATCGCCTGTGCGGTCGCGACCCAGGTCACGAACAGAGCGAGCAGCAACGTGCCTAGGCCGAGCATCGCACCGAAGGAGGGCGAGCGGAGCACCTCCATGGCGTCCCAGGCGGTGGCCTCTTCATGGCGTTCGCGCCGGCTGGAAAGCTCGTAGAGACCGAGCGCGGCGAAGGGCCCGATCAACGCGAAGCCGGCGGCCAGCGGAAACAGCAGCGGCAGCACCGAATAGCCCATCACCACGCGGGCGAGCACGAGGCCGAGCACCGGATAGATCACGCAGAGGATGATGGCGTGGCTCGGAACGGCCTTGAAGTCCTCCCAGCCGCGCTTCAGCGCGTCGTGCAGGTCGGACAGTTGGATGGTTCGGATCACCGGTCCGGCCGCTTCCGCGGTCCGGGCCATGCTGGGGACATTGCCCTGGTAGAGTGTGGCCATGGTCGGTTGCTCCCTTGCCATGTGGTCGATCTCGCGCCGGCAACGGCGCAAGTGGTCGCCTTCTTTGAACGATCGCGATTCCGACCAGACGCGAATTCCGGATGGCATCGCGAGCTGAACGGTAAGCGTACTCCCAATTCCGAGTCCTGTCCCTCACGCCTGGAGCGAATTTCGATGACGCAGTGCAAACCTCGCCGATGTCATTCGGTCGTCATTTCGCCGCAGATAAGCTGATGCTGCGTGCTGCTTCGCAGAACTTCGCGGGCGTAACGCACGAACATCGTCTATAGTGCCACTCAAGGCCCTTCCAACGGATCCTTTTCGGGGAGCAGACATGAGCATTTTCGGGAAAATCATGAGCGCGATCTTCGGCAGCCATCCGGCTGCTGTCGCGCCTGGCGGCAGCGCGCCCGCAGGGGCCGCGCCGGGCACATCGGCGCCGGCTGCCGCGCCCATGGCAGCCGTCGACGTCGCCGCGATCGTCGATAAGGCGGTGGCTGCGCACAAGGGCGAGAAGCTGGAATGGCGCACCTCCATCGTCGATCTCATGAAGGCGCTCGACATCGATTCCAGCCTTGCTGCGCGCAAGGATCTCGCCAAGGAGCTGGGCTACACCGGCGATATGAACGACTCGGCGAGCATGAACGTCTGGCTGCACAAGCAGGTGATGTCCAAGCTTGCCGCCAATGGCGGCAAGCTGCCGCCTGAGATCAAGCACTGACCGATCGCTCGGTCGTAGCGCAAGGGCCCGCGATCTCGCGGGCCCTTTTGCGTTCAGGCGAGGAGATCCGCATCTTCCGGATGCCTGTCGAGATAGTCGACGACGAAGCCGCAGCCCGCGATCACCTTCTTGCCGTCGCGGCGGATCAAGTCCAGCGCGCCCTTGACCAGTTCGGACCCGATACCGCGGCCGCGCAGGGCGCGCGGCGTTTCGGTATGGGTGATGATCACGGCCGACGGCGTCAGCCGGTAATTGGCGAAGGCGATGCCGCCGCCGACATCGAGCTCGAAGCGGCTCCTGTCCTTGTTGTCGCGTACCGAAGCCGCCATGCGGGATCCTTCCGAAGTGCAGATTGCGTCCTGATCTAGGAGGCTGAGCCCGCCCTTGCCAAGGTGAGACCAAGGGAGATTGCCGCAGGGGAGATATCCGCAAACGCGCGTCCCTGCGGCCGCAGTGCAGTATGGAAGTCTCGCTCTGCGAGCATGACGCAGCGACCGCAAATAATCCCCGATATTGCCCTTGCAAGGTCCGCGACGGTTCCCACGTCCTTGAGAGGACATACGCCCGAATGCGGCCGGCAGGGTCGCTAGACATTCGGAGTGTCATGATTGCCAGCCGCAGACGTATGCCTCTTGTAGGAGGGTACGATGTCGGATTTTGGTTTCTTGGGTACTCATCGAACTTGGGAAGACTGGTGCGGGATGCTGCTCGGCGCGCTGATCGTGGCTTCGCCGTGGTTTCCCATCCAGGATCAGCCGGTCACCGGACACGAAACGATGATCCTGAATGCCGTCGCGGTCGGTCTGGTCGTGTTTGGCATCAGCCAGCTCGAATATGTTGCCTTGCAGCGCTGGCAAGAGGTGACGACGATCCTGGTCGGGCTGTGGCTCATCGCCTCGCCTTACGTGATCGGCTATTCCGGTGAAGGCTTTCTCCGCATCTACCACACGAGCCTCGGTGCGGTGGTGGTGCTGCTCGGCGTACTGCAGTTGTGGCAGGACTGGGATCTGAATGACCAGGACATGCTCAGGCACGGACAATAGGCCGTAGATATCGGCAGGCCCGCCGGCCGCGGGTGGCGGGCCTGTGTCCTTAGCGCCGAGATCTGAGTAGCCTGGCGCCGCTCGATCCGCGACTGCGGTTCGGTTCAATCGGCGGCTTTGGCGAGCCTGGAATCTTCGGGCTGCGGCTGCAGGCGGAGGCAACCCTGACAGATGACCAGGGAGCGACTGACCCTGGCGTCCTGCTCGGCGTCGGTGCCGTCCTGCGCCTGCCACCATTCCTTCGAAGAGGTCTGAAGTTCGCCGTGCGATCGGTCGTGCTCGGATCGGGCTGCGGTGCGCGCAGGTCCGGACGCTGCGTGCGGCCGGTTGGGATCTTCGCCGGCGCCGTCCCAGGCATAGCGCGCGGGCTTGAAGGCGGGATCTGGGGCCAGATGCGCTGGCGGGGCCACGGCACATCCGGCAAGCGCCAGCGTAAGCAGGAGGACGGCGGGCGCTTTGACCATGATGTGACACTCTGAACGCAAGAACTGAGCGAGGTTGCGCCGGTCATGTTTAAAATTCCCTGAACGATTGCGTCCGCGCCGGCGACAGAGGCGTACGCGCTATCTGATCCTCCTGCTCGTTCTCTTCGCTTCCGCCGCGCGCGCCGAAGGCACAAGACCCTTCAATCCGTCCGACTATCCGCCCGGCGTGCAGAAGGCGCTGCGCTACACCAATGAGGAATGCGACAGCCAGGACGGTGGCACCGTGACCTTCGCGCCGGACACGGTGCGCAAGATCGACCTGACCGGCGACGGCCGTGACGACTACATCGTCGATTTCAGCGGCACCAAATGCGGCGAGCGCGAGACCATCTATTGCGGAACCGGCGGCTGCACCATGAACATCCTGGTGGCGTTGCCGGGTGGGGATGTGCGTCTCGTCTTCGACGGTCGTGTCCGCAGCTACGAGATCAAGCCGAAATCGACCAGGCACGGCGCTTCGCGCGTCATCCGCTTCGATCTGCATGGCAGCTATTGCGGCGGCTTTGGTGCGCAGACCTGTGTGAAGGAGAGGGCCATCACGACGAAGCCGTTCGCATTCAGGGAGCCGTAGGGCAGGTACGCGGCCGGCGGCCTTGCAGGGGCGCTGGCGATGGCGATAAATGGGCTGCAATGAGCGGGCAGCTAACGTCCTGTCCGCGCTTGAAGAGGAAGCCCGATGCAGCCCCTGCGCATGTCCCGCCGCGTCATGAATCTCGCCTACATGCTGACCCAGAATACGCGGCGGCATGGATCGCGAGCTGGCTTTGTCTGGGGTGACAAGTCCTGGACCTGGCGCGAGATCGATGCACAGGTCTCGGCGCTGGCGGCCGCGCTCGCCGCACGCGGCATCGCGAAGGGCGACCGCATCCTCGTCCATTCCAAGAATGGCGACGAGATGTTCTTTTCGATGTTCGCCGCGTTCCGGCTCGGTGCGGTCTGGGTCCCCACCAATTTCCGCCTGATGCCGGATGAGGTCAGCTATCTCGCGCAGGCCTCCGGTGCCAAGGCGTTTCTGTGCCACATCGATTTTCCCGAGCACGCTGCGGCGGTGAAGGGCGGCGCACTGGAATTCACCTGGAGCATCGAAGGCAAGGCTGCGTTCGGCGAGCGCTCGGTGGCTGACGCGGTCGCCTCGCAAACCGGTGCTGCCGTGGAGAACGTCGCGGTCGAGCACGACGATCCCTGCTGGTTCTTCTTCACCTCTGGCACCACCGGCCGCTCCAAGGCCGCCGTGCTGACCCACGGCCAGATGGGATTCGTCGTCACCAATCATCTCGCCGATCTGACGCCCGGCACGACGGAGCAGGATGCCTCGCTGGTGGTGGCGCCGTTGTCGCACGGTGCCGGCGTGCATCAGCTGATGCAGACCGCGCGCGGCGCACGCACCGTGCTGCTGCCGACCGAAAAGTTCGACATCAATGAGGCGTTCCGCCTGATCGAGGCGCATCGCGTCAGCAATCTCTTCACGGTGCCGACGATCCTGAAGATGATGGTCGAGCATCCCGCCGCCGACAAATACGATCATTCCTCGCTGCGCCAGGTCATCTATGCCGGCGCGCCGATGTATCGCGAGGACCAGAAGGCGGCGCTGAAGAAGCTCGGCAAGGTGATCGTGCAGTATTTTGGCCTTGGCGAGGTCACCGGCAACATCACCGTGCTGCCGGCCGCGCTGCACGATCCCGAGGACGGCCCGCATGCGAAGATCGGCACGTGCGGCTTCGAGCGCACCGGCATGCAGGTCTCGATTCAGGACGACGACGGCCGCGAGCTTGCCGCCAACCAGAGCGGCGAGATCTGCGTGATCGGGCCCGCGGTGTTCGCCGGCTACTACGACAACCCTGAAGCCAATGCGAAGGCGTTTCGCAACGGCTGGTTCCGCACTGGTGATCTCGGTCACATGGACGAGGAGGGTTTTGTCTACATCACGGGACGGGCTTCCGACATGTACATCTCCGGCGGCTCCAACATTTATCCGCGCGAGATCGAGGAGAAGATCTTGACGCATCCGGCCGTCGGCGAGGTTGCCGTGCTCGGCGTGCCCGATGCGACCTGGGGTGAGGTCGGCGTTGCCGTCTGCGTCGCGCGCGAGGGCGCGACGCCGGTGAGTGAAGCGGAGATGGCGGCGTTCCTCGCGCCGAAGGTGCCGCGCTACAAGATG from Bradyrhizobium zhanjiangense includes these protein-coding regions:
- a CDS encoding VOC family protein; amino-acid sequence: MAKNTICLWYDKDAEAAARFYAETFPDSFVSAVHRAPSDYPSGKAGDVLTVEFTVAGVACLGLNGGPMFKHNEAFSFQIATDDQEETDRYWSAIVGNGGQESACGWCKDRWGVSWQITPRVLIEALAAGGPEAKRAFDAMMGMTKIDVAAIEAARRG
- a CDS encoding CAP domain-containing protein — protein: MHRVVGGLIAGLLLAITPAMAESPAELISSFRLKHGEVRVVRDSTLDRIAMDQARAMAAKDDLSHDALGPFTRRVAPAGAGRAAENIAYGYDNFEKTLGQWIDSSGHRKNLLLHNASRVGIASAKNASGKRTYWAMVIAGDYEPKGKRKKDKEPLVAVKREAVPASKPKSSGCHIKLLSLCI
- a CDS encoding serine/threonine protein kinase; the encoded protein is MSLPQDDAAALSARWTEGVLLKRDVFSTVERGRFRSENGEVDAVLRRLDEVPWWSFLLARHLFAREKRALALAKGLNVGPKLLWAGRRALVRGFVDGVALHLAKPHGDLAYFRSAKAALRRLRRAGICHNDLAKEQNWLVGRDGRAYVTDFQLAACFARRGQLYRILAYEDLRHLLKHKRSYAPDALTPRERKILAKKSFAASLWLVTGKKVYRAITRGLFNFTDREGGGRRLVNDAPVLAALIRKNPAVRDTAIVAFADRRSGVGLYAFVEADRAVLEGELRNELAAAKGPKPPEHIQVVHALPRDTSGKPRTEILQLVAMNQLDLIEPMMKNDQDRAFLKDILEQRKNLRDRFNFEADLPTS
- the trmFO gene encoding methylenetetrahydrofolate--tRNA-(uracil(54)-C(5))-methyltransferase (FADH(2)-oxidizing) TrmFO, whose protein sequence is MTGPQSNIVHVIGAGLAGSEAAWQVAKSGVAVVLHEMRPTRMTEAHRTDGLAELVCSNSFRSDDAANNAVGLLHAEMRRLDSLIMRAADANQVPAGGALAVDRDGFSAAVTKALNDHPLIEIARGEVAGLPPADWSNVIVATGPLTSAPLADAIGELTDENALAFFDAIAPIVHRESIDMSVAWFQSRYDKVGPGGNGADYINCPMTKEQYDGFVAALIAGEKTEFKAWETNTPYFDGCLPIEVMAERGLETLRHGPMKPVGLTNPNDPTTKPYAIVQLRQDNKLGTLYNIVGFQTKLKYGEQQRIFRTIPGLEKAEFARLGGLHRNTFLNSPKLLDGQLRLCAQPRLRFAGQMTGCEGYVESASVGLIAGLYAAADARGETLASPPGTTALGSLLGHITGGHIETIEPGSRSFQPMNINFGLFPPLATVPTKKPDGTRLRGNEKTVAKKQAMSARALADLDRWIADHLRIAAAA
- a CDS encoding DUF1127 domain-containing protein → MLLSLIRMIQAFRDYQRNVAELSQLSDRELADIGLDRSDIPRVAAGQYQG
- a CDS encoding lytic murein transglycosylase — encoded protein: MTTTISRLALAALALSASILSVQPALAAVACGSGNFDAWLADFKTDAAAKGISQQAIASGLAGVTLDQGVLNRDRSQKVFTQTFEEFSGRMVPPRLQRGSNMMKQYGSVLSRIEQAYGVPGEVLVAIWGLETDFGVNTGKFATIRSLATLAYDCRRAEQFRGELMDALRIVQRGDLAPADMKGAWAGELGQTQFMPSSWMKYAVDFDGNGKRDLLHNAPDVLASTANYLAGYGWQRGKDWQPGGPNFAVLQQWNKSEVYSKTVAYFATQLARAP
- a CDS encoding DUF2189 domain-containing protein; amino-acid sequence: MATLYQGNVPSMARTAEAAGPVIRTIQLSDLHDALKRGWEDFKAVPSHAIILCVIYPVLGLVLARVVMGYSVLPLLFPLAAGFALIGPFAALGLYELSSRRERHEEATAWDAMEVLRSPSFGAMLGLGTLLLALFVTWVATAQAIYVAAFGYEGVTGISDFITRVLTTQQGWWLIVVGCGTGFLFALAALCISAVSFPLMLDRHAGAFEAIVTSLRVVAKNPAPMAAWGLIVAVLLALGTIPAFLGLAVVIPLLGHATWHLYRKVIVSDPGARPVPPPPHRPRKPAADFPANLFPWRNNTDA
- a CDS encoding DUF3597 domain-containing protein, giving the protein MSIFGKIMSAIFGSHPAAVAPGGSAPAGAAPGTSAPAAAPMAAVDVAAIVDKAVAAHKGEKLEWRTSIVDLMKALDIDSSLAARKDLAKELGYTGDMNDSASMNVWLHKQVMSKLAANGGKLPPEIKH
- a CDS encoding GNAT family N-acetyltransferase yields the protein MAASVRDNKDRSRFELDVGGGIAFANYRLTPSAVIITHTETPRALRGRGIGSELVKGALDLIRRDGKKVIAGCGFVVDYLDRHPEDADLLA
- a CDS encoding SPW repeat domain-containing protein: MSDFGFLGTHRTWEDWCGMLLGALIVASPWFPIQDQPVTGHETMILNAVAVGLVVFGISQLEYVALQRWQEVTTILVGLWLIASPYVIGYSGEGFLRIYHTSLGAVVVLLGVLQLWQDWDLNDQDMLRHGQ
- a CDS encoding acyl-CoA synthetase translates to MQPLRMSRRVMNLAYMLTQNTRRHGSRAGFVWGDKSWTWREIDAQVSALAAALAARGIAKGDRILVHSKNGDEMFFSMFAAFRLGAVWVPTNFRLMPDEVSYLAQASGAKAFLCHIDFPEHAAAVKGGALEFTWSIEGKAAFGERSVADAVASQTGAAVENVAVEHDDPCWFFFTSGTTGRSKAAVLTHGQMGFVVTNHLADLTPGTTEQDASLVVAPLSHGAGVHQLMQTARGARTVLLPTEKFDINEAFRLIEAHRVSNLFTVPTILKMMVEHPAADKYDHSSLRQVIYAGAPMYREDQKAALKKLGKVIVQYFGLGEVTGNITVLPAALHDPEDGPHAKIGTCGFERTGMQVSIQDDDGRELAANQSGEICVIGPAVFAGYYDNPEANAKAFRNGWFRTGDLGHMDEEGFVYITGRASDMYISGGSNIYPREIEEKILTHPAVGEVAVLGVPDATWGEVGVAVCVAREGATPVSEAEMAAFLAPKVPRYKMPKRFFFWEALPKSGYGKIPKRMVRDELEARGLLDLDKTKAG